In one Epinephelus lanceolatus isolate andai-2023 chromosome 19, ASM4190304v1, whole genome shotgun sequence genomic region, the following are encoded:
- the ass1 gene encoding argininosuccinate synthase produces the protein MSKGTVVLAYSGGLDTSCILVWLKEQGYDVITFLANIGQDEDFEAAQKKAESLGAKKMYIEDLRAEFVEDFIWPTVQANAVYEDRYLLGTAVARPCIGRRQVEIARREGAQFVSHGATGKGNDQIRFELTCYALYPEVKIIAPWRIPEFYNRFRGRKDLMEYAQKHGIPVPVTPRAPWSMDANLMHISYESGILENPKSHAPADLYLMTKNPGDSPDTPDVLEIEFRNGVPIKVTNEKGGISKNVPLDIFSYLNEIGGKHGVGRIDIVENRFIGMKSRGIYETPGGTILLKAHLDTETFTMDKEVRRIKQSLGIKFSELVYNGFWYSPECDFVRHCIAKSQENVEGKVQLSVFKGQVYILGRESPKSLYNEELVSMDVQGDYDPCDASGFIRINAVRLREHHRLQGFSSAKN, from the exons ATGTCTAAAGGTACAGTGGTTCTGGCCTACAGTGGTGGACTGGACACATCCTGTATTCTTGTTTGGCTGAAGGAACAGGGCTACGATGTGATCACGTTCTTG GCCAACATTGGACAAGACGAGGATTTTGAAGCTGCCCAGAAAAAGGCAGAAAGCCTCGGTGCAAAGAAG ATGTACATTGAAGACCTGCGTGCTGAGTTTGTGGAGGACTTCATCTGGCCCACAGTCCAAGCCAATGCTGTCTATGAGGACCGATACCTGCTGGGCACTGCGGTAGCACGACCCTGCATCGGACGGCGTCAGGTCGAGATTGCACGCAGGGAGGGTGCCCAGTTTGTCTCCCATGGTGCCACAGGAAAG ggcaATGACCAGATCCGTTTTGAGCTCACATGCTACGCCCTCTACCCCGAAGTTAAG ATCATCGCTCCGTGGAGGATCCCTGAGTTCTACAACCGTTTCAGGGGGAGAAAAGACCTGATGGAATATGCACAG aaacatggcatcCCTGTGCCTGTCACTCCTCGGGCCCCCTGGAGCATGGACGCCAACCTCATGCACATAAG TTATGAGTCTGGTATCCTGGAGAATCCCAAG AGCCATGCTCCGGCTGACCTGTACCTGATGACCAAGAACCCAGGAGATTCTCCCGACACCCCGGATGTACTGGAGATAGAGTTCAGAAACG GAGTGCCTATAAAGGTAACCAATGAGAAGGGAGGCATATCCAAGAACGTACCACTGGATATCTTCTCATACCTCAATGAGATTGG TGGAAAGCACGGCGTGGGCCGGATTGACATCGTTGAGAACCGTTTCATTGGCATGAAGTCCCGAG GGATATATGAAACCCCAGGAGGCACAATTCTGTTGAAGGCCCATTTAGACACTGAGACCTTCACCATGGACAAAGAAGTACGTCGGATCAAGCAGAGCCTGGGTATCAAGTTCTCTGAACTTGTCTACAACG GTTTCTGGTACAGTCCAGAGTGCGATTTTGTGCGACACTGCATTGCCAAGTCCCAGGAGAATGTGGAGGGCAAAGTCCAGCTCTCTGTCTTCAAGGGTCAGGTCTACATCCTGGGACGAGAGTCACCCAAGTCCCTTTACAATGAAGAGCTGGTCAG CATGGACGTGCAGGGAGACTACGACCCATGTGATGCCTCTGGATTCATCAGGATTAATGCTGTCAG GTTAAGGGAACATCATCGTCTGCAGGGCTTCTCCAGCGCCAAGAACTAA